The following are encoded in a window of Trichocoleus sp. FACHB-46 genomic DNA:
- the hemC gene encoding hydroxymethylbilane synthase, whose translation MSSAVSSPARTIRIGSRKSQLALVQTYWVQEQLQKAFPDRTFEVHTMSTQGDKILDVALAKIGDKGLFTKELELGMINNEIDFAVHSLKDLPTRLPEGLMLGCVTERENPADALVVHEKHKDKQLATLPAGAVIGTSSLRRLAQLRHHYPHLSFKDVRGNLNTRLAKLDAGEYDALILAVAGLHRLGMGDRIHQAIPSEVSLHAVGQGALGIECREGDAEVLNVIKALEHTPTAQRCYAERAFLRELEGGCQVPIGVNTEINGDALTLTGLVASLDGQTIIKESITGPATEAERLGTELANQAKQQGAQEILNQITAEMRS comes from the coding sequence ATGTCCTCCGCTGTTTCCAGTCCTGCTCGCACAATCCGCATCGGTTCGCGTAAAAGTCAGTTGGCTTTAGTTCAGACCTACTGGGTTCAGGAACAGTTACAAAAAGCCTTCCCGGATCGGACATTTGAAGTGCACACCATGAGCACTCAAGGCGACAAAATTCTTGATGTTGCGCTCGCCAAAATTGGTGACAAAGGGCTGTTCACCAAAGAACTAGAGCTAGGCATGATCAACAACGAGATTGACTTTGCCGTCCACTCCCTCAAAGATTTACCCACTCGCCTACCCGAAGGACTGATGCTAGGTTGCGTCACCGAGCGCGAAAACCCCGCCGACGCTCTAGTGGTTCACGAAAAGCATAAAGACAAACAGCTCGCCACCCTACCCGCTGGAGCCGTCATCGGCACCTCCTCGCTACGTCGCTTGGCCCAACTGCGTCACCACTATCCCCACCTCAGCTTCAAAGACGTGCGCGGCAACCTCAACACCCGCCTCGCCAAACTGGATGCAGGTGAGTATGACGCTTTGATCTTGGCAGTCGCAGGTCTGCATCGCTTGGGCATGGGCGATCGCATTCACCAAGCTATTCCTTCTGAGGTGTCTCTCCACGCTGTGGGCCAAGGTGCCTTGGGGATTGAGTGCCGTGAAGGCGACGCAGAAGTGCTGAACGTGATCAAAGCTTTAGAGCACACTCCTACCGCGCAACGCTGCTATGCCGAACGCGCCTTCTTGCGCGAACTCGAAGGGGGTTGCCAAGTACCCATCGGCGTGAACACCGAGATTAACGGCGATGCCCTTACCCTCACCGGACTAGTTGCCAGCTTAGACGGCCAAACCATCATCAAAGAGAGCATTACAGGCCCTGCCACTGAAGCCGAACGCTTAGGTACAGAGCTAGCCAACCAGGCCAAGCAGCAAGGTGCCCAAGAAATCTTGAATCAGATTACTGCTGAAATGCGTAGCTAA
- a CDS encoding SDR family NAD(P)-dependent oxidoreductase — MQLAGRVALVTGAGSGIGKAAAQLLAKEGAKVAALGRSDDDVQQTLEEIQKSGGEAIPVLADISQPEAMQQAIQAIADKWGRLDIVFANAGINGVWTALEELDPDEWDKTLNINLKGTFLTVKYAIPLLKKQGGSVIVTSSVNGTRMFSNTGATAYACSKAGQVAFTKMAALELAEHRIRVNVICPGAITTNIDENTERRALEDIQEPVEFPEGKIPLTDGKPGTSEQVAQLVLFLASDNSSHITGTEVWIDGAQSLLQG; from the coding sequence ATGCAACTGGCAGGGAGAGTGGCACTAGTCACAGGAGCCGGATCTGGAATTGGTAAAGCCGCAGCTCAACTCCTGGCAAAAGAAGGAGCCAAAGTAGCCGCCTTAGGCCGCAGTGACGATGATGTGCAACAGACCCTAGAAGAGATTCAAAAATCGGGTGGAGAAGCCATCCCAGTACTAGCTGACATCTCACAACCTGAGGCGATGCAGCAAGCGATTCAGGCGATCGCAGATAAATGGGGCAGATTAGATATTGTCTTTGCCAACGCTGGCATCAACGGCGTCTGGACTGCCTTAGAAGAACTAGACCCCGACGAGTGGGACAAAACCCTCAACATTAATCTCAAAGGCACCTTTCTCACCGTCAAATACGCCATCCCTCTGCTGAAGAAACAAGGCGGCTCCGTGATTGTTACCTCCTCCGTCAACGGCACCCGCATGTTCAGCAACACCGGAGCCACCGCCTACGCCTGCTCCAAAGCTGGCCAGGTTGCCTTCACTAAAATGGCTGCGCTGGAACTCGCCGAACACCGGATTCGCGTCAACGTCATCTGCCCCGGAGCCATCACTACCAACATCGACGAAAACACCGAACGCCGCGCCCTAGAAGACATCCAAGAACCCGTCGAATTCCCGGAAGGCAAAATTCCCCTCACCGACGGCAAACCAGGCACCTCCGAACAAGTCGCCCAGCTCGTCCTCTTCCTCGCCTCCGACAACTCCAGCCACATCACAGGTACAGAAGTCTGGATCGATGGCGCTCAATCGCTGTTGCAAGGGTAG
- a CDS encoding response regulator: MANQKILVIDDGKTIRMQVRDMLPQGSFEFLEAKDGVEGLDLIRKIRPNIVLLDFFMPRMNGWEVLEQMQAQPELQSIPLVLMSGRKEEVVEKVPDLFDRFEFIEKPFGQKALIGALRAAIAKSRTPKPAAIATPKPATTSTATTTSNSAIPALNAKLDQMQTDIDSLKKQLVQITGFIKQKLK; encoded by the coding sequence ATGGCAAATCAAAAAATTTTAGTCATCGATGATGGAAAAACCATTCGCATGCAAGTGCGAGACATGTTGCCACAAGGCAGCTTTGAGTTTTTAGAAGCCAAAGACGGAGTTGAGGGCCTAGATTTAATTCGCAAAATTCGTCCCAACATCGTATTACTCGACTTCTTCATGCCGCGAATGAATGGCTGGGAAGTACTAGAGCAAATGCAAGCTCAACCAGAACTCCAAAGCATCCCGCTCGTATTGATGTCAGGACGCAAAGAAGAAGTCGTCGAGAAAGTGCCAGACTTATTCGATCGCTTCGAGTTCATCGAGAAACCCTTCGGCCAAAAAGCCTTAATTGGAGCCTTACGCGCCGCGATCGCCAAATCCCGAACTCCAAAGCCAGCCGCGATCGCCACTCCCAAACCCGCCACCACTTCCACTGCTACCACCACTTCCAACTCAGCCATCCCAGCCCTCAACGCCAAGCTCGATCAGATGCAAACAGACATCGACAGCTTGAAAAAACAACTCGTCCAAATCACCGGATTCATCAAGCAAAAACTCAAATAA
- a CDS encoding orange carotenoid protein N-terminal domain-containing protein, producing MTFTKDETIRSNVEAFQSLDVDQQLALFYFIYKEMGGAITPAAPGASTVSPEIAEGLFNQVKDMSHEEQLQLQRDLITHKNGLLAREYGSIGDTTKLLFWYRLAQGMDAGIISPLPADYQLAPEAQSLLEQIKGLQFQQQITLFRDLVSPMGVDSATAEHDSETGL from the coding sequence ATGACATTCACGAAAGACGAAACGATTAGAAGTAATGTAGAAGCCTTCCAAAGCTTAGATGTGGATCAGCAATTGGCGCTGTTCTATTTCATTTACAAAGAGATGGGTGGAGCCATTACGCCTGCTGCTCCTGGCGCTAGCACCGTTTCTCCTGAAATCGCTGAAGGGCTGTTCAACCAAGTCAAGGACATGTCCCATGAAGAGCAACTACAACTGCAACGTGATTTAATCACACACAAAAACGGTTTGCTGGCTCGTGAGTATGGCTCTATAGGCGACACTACCAAGTTGTTGTTCTGGTATCGCTTAGCTCAGGGGATGGATGCTGGCATTATCAGTCCATTGCCTGCTGACTATCAACTCGCCCCTGAAGCTCAAAGTCTGCTAGAGCAAATCAAAGGTCTACAATTCCAGCAGCAAATCACCCTCTTCCGTGACCTAGTTTCCCCAATGGGTGTTGACTCCGCAACTGCTGAGCACGACAGCGAAACAGGTTTGTAA
- a CDS encoding glycoside hydrolase family 31 protein, with product MPQVFGKLPTTTQPWSTIGAVQSIQKDDRTLHLDCGGPKLAITILAPNLIRVRLAPTGTFQPRRSWAVTKDDQDWPATSFDLEETPSTIEIKTAQIRVSIQRDTAQFTCFDNQNRPFAQDIAPGMAWRAGAIAAWKQIEADEHFYGFGERTGFLDKLAEVKTNWTTDALDYGSLSDEMYQAIPVFMALRPEVGYGIFFNSTYWSQFDIGADQAGVWRMETRGPELDYYIIYGPTPAQIIHTYTELTGRMSLPPQWAIGYHQCRWSYESEDVVQTIAHEFRERRIPCDVIHLDIDYMNGYRVFTWSPKRFPQPDKLIRNLAEDGFKTVTIVDPGVKYEPEADYTVFDQGLEKDYFVRKADGQLVHGYVWPSKAVFPDFLRPEVRSWWADWHKNLTEAGVAGIWNDMNEPALDDRPFGDNGNKIWFPLDAPQGPKDEQATHAETHNLYGLNMAQASAQALEKLRPTERSFVLTRSGYAGVQRWSSVWMGDNQSLWEHLEMSLPMLCNMGLSGVPFVGCDIGGFAGNATAELFARWMQVGMLYPLMRGHSSMGTAQHEPWVFGDRVEAICREYIELRYRLLPYLYSLFWSAATTGEPILRPLLYQYPNDPKTYSLYDQVLLGPSLMAAPVYRPGVECRAVYLPAGTWYDWWSGEQFEGPTHILADAPLERMPLYVAAGSIIPMAPVMQYVNERSLDELRLRVWPGTGEWTHYEDDGHTFEYRDGAWATTHYRVFPEGQQPVVEIAARQGKWTPSDREIIVELVGIGEQRFKDDGTARRLTF from the coding sequence ATGCCACAAGTATTTGGAAAACTCCCCACCACCACACAACCCTGGTCTACCATTGGCGCAGTTCAATCCATTCAAAAAGACGATCGCACCCTTCACCTCGATTGTGGTGGCCCTAAACTCGCGATCACCATTCTCGCCCCTAACCTGATTCGCGTCCGCCTTGCCCCCACAGGCACCTTTCAACCTCGTCGCTCCTGGGCCGTCACCAAAGACGACCAAGACTGGCCCGCTACCTCCTTTGATCTAGAAGAAACTCCTTCCACGATCGAAATCAAAACAGCCCAGATCCGAGTTTCAATTCAGCGAGATACCGCTCAATTCACCTGCTTTGACAACCAAAATCGTCCCTTTGCCCAAGATATAGCTCCTGGGATGGCTTGGCGGGCAGGCGCGATCGCCGCATGGAAACAGATTGAAGCCGACGAACACTTCTACGGATTTGGAGAGCGCACTGGATTTCTCGATAAACTCGCCGAAGTCAAAACCAACTGGACCACAGACGCCCTGGACTACGGTTCTCTCAGCGATGAGATGTACCAAGCCATTCCCGTCTTTATGGCACTGCGGCCCGAAGTAGGCTATGGAATTTTCTTCAACAGCACCTATTGGAGCCAGTTTGACATTGGCGCAGATCAAGCAGGGGTGTGGCGAATGGAAACCCGTGGCCCAGAACTCGACTACTACATCATCTACGGCCCCACGCCAGCACAAATCATTCATACCTATACAGAGCTAACCGGACGGATGTCCCTGCCACCGCAGTGGGCGATCGGCTATCACCAATGCCGCTGGAGCTACGAATCTGAAGATGTGGTGCAAACAATTGCCCATGAGTTTCGAGAACGCCGCATTCCCTGCGATGTCATCCACCTCGACATCGACTACATGAATGGCTATCGGGTCTTCACTTGGAGTCCCAAACGCTTTCCCCAACCTGACAAACTGATTCGCAACTTGGCTGAGGATGGATTTAAGACTGTAACCATCGTTGATCCTGGGGTGAAATACGAGCCAGAAGCCGACTATACTGTGTTCGACCAAGGACTAGAAAAAGACTACTTTGTCCGGAAAGCTGATGGACAACTAGTTCACGGTTACGTCTGGCCCAGCAAAGCGGTCTTTCCCGATTTCTTACGCCCAGAAGTTCGCAGTTGGTGGGCTGACTGGCACAAAAACCTGACCGAAGCAGGTGTAGCAGGGATCTGGAACGACATGAACGAGCCTGCTTTAGACGATCGCCCCTTTGGAGACAACGGAAACAAAATTTGGTTTCCCCTTGATGCACCGCAAGGACCGAAGGATGAGCAGGCTACTCACGCCGAAACCCACAACCTCTATGGCTTAAACATGGCACAAGCCTCGGCTCAAGCCCTGGAAAAACTACGTCCCACTGAACGCTCCTTTGTCCTGACGCGATCGGGTTATGCAGGGGTTCAGCGCTGGTCTTCTGTCTGGATGGGGGATAACCAATCATTGTGGGAGCATTTAGAAATGTCCCTGCCCATGCTCTGCAACATGGGGCTATCAGGAGTGCCGTTTGTTGGGTGTGATATTGGGGGGTTTGCAGGCAATGCCACCGCTGAGCTGTTTGCCCGCTGGATGCAGGTAGGGATGCTGTACCCCTTAATGCGGGGTCACTCCTCGATGGGTACAGCTCAGCATGAACCCTGGGTATTTGGCGATCGCGTGGAAGCCATCTGCCGCGAATATATTGAACTGCGCTATCGATTGCTGCCTTATCTCTACAGCCTGTTCTGGTCAGCCGCAACCACAGGAGAACCGATTCTGCGACCGCTGCTCTACCAGTACCCAAACGACCCCAAAACTTACAGCTTGTACGACCAAGTGTTGCTTGGTCCTTCCTTGATGGCAGCGCCAGTTTACCGTCCGGGTGTGGAGTGTCGAGCTGTTTATTTGCCAGCAGGGACTTGGTACGACTGGTGGAGTGGAGAGCAGTTTGAAGGGCCAACCCATATTCTGGCTGACGCACCGCTAGAACGGATGCCGCTTTATGTCGCCGCCGGGAGCATCATCCCAATGGCTCCTGTGATGCAGTATGTGAATGAGCGATCGCTAGACGAACTCAGACTAAGAGTTTGGCCCGGAACTGGCGAGTGGACTCATTATGAAGATGATGGTCATACCTTTGAGTATCGGGATGGTGCTTGGGCTACGACTCACTATCGCGTCTTCCCAGAAGGTCAGCAACCCGTGGTAGAAATTGCAGCGCGTCAAGGCAAATGGACACCCAGCGATCGCGAAATTATTGTGGAACTCGTGGGCATCGGTGAACAGCGCTTCAAGGATGACGGTACAGCCCGCCGCCTCACCTTCTAA